The proteins below are encoded in one region of Rhizobacter sp.:
- a CDS encoding GGDEF domain-containing protein: MNLDIQTILVVLLANVWATAIALPLLMGWQVSSAARLFQGSMVLQGLSWAVFLVAPKLHDRALTSLSLGLLALSFAMLWSALQHWLGPRPGQRLMWVLVAAVPTVYFLTYPSYPVRVGASNALYALQMLTICLAVAWPAPHIGRRWRGLVLASFAALTIVTLWRGVLGAFFTDAYPFYRATHPVNVAAVFLNHVALSLCTLGLLAAWREEAERELRRQAQTDGLTGLLNRQAFLERAHTLLAHAVRYDEPLTLLMLDIDHFKRINDRHGHAAGDAALQTVSQGLRACTRGGDLVCRYGGEEFCVLMSRASAADALRFDERLRAWLVRFATESGAELIDYSAGIAVRQPDDHTMDALLLRADTALYQAKAAGRGRLAGSADVEQKELSFDLAM, from the coding sequence ATGAATCTCGACATCCAAACCATTCTGGTGGTGCTGCTGGCCAACGTGTGGGCCACCGCCATCGCGTTGCCCCTGCTGATGGGCTGGCAGGTGAGCAGTGCTGCCCGCCTCTTCCAGGGCAGCATGGTGCTGCAGGGGTTGAGTTGGGCGGTCTTCCTCGTCGCGCCGAAGCTTCACGACCGTGCGCTCACCTCGCTCTCGCTGGGCCTGCTGGCGCTGAGCTTCGCGATGCTGTGGTCGGCCCTGCAGCACTGGCTGGGCCCGCGCCCGGGGCAGCGGCTCATGTGGGTGCTGGTGGCCGCCGTCCCGACGGTCTACTTCCTCACCTACCCGAGCTACCCGGTGCGCGTGGGGGCGTCGAACGCGCTCTACGCGCTGCAGATGCTCACCATCTGCCTTGCGGTGGCGTGGCCCGCTCCCCACATCGGCCGGCGCTGGCGGGGCCTGGTGTTGGCGAGCTTTGCCGCGCTCACCATCGTCACGCTGTGGCGCGGCGTACTCGGTGCCTTCTTCACCGACGCCTACCCCTTCTACCGCGCCACGCACCCGGTCAACGTGGCCGCGGTCTTCCTCAACCACGTGGCGCTGTCGCTGTGCACGCTGGGCCTGCTGGCCGCCTGGCGCGAAGAAGCCGAGCGCGAGCTGCGGCGCCAGGCCCAAACCGATGGACTCACCGGCCTGCTCAACCGCCAAGCCTTCCTCGAGCGCGCACACACCTTGCTCGCCCACGCCGTGCGCTATGACGAGCCGCTGACGCTGCTGATGCTCGACATCGACCACTTCAAGCGCATCAACGATCGCCACGGCCACGCGGCCGGCGACGCGGCCTTGCAGACCGTCTCGCAAGGCCTGCGCGCCTGCACCCGCGGCGGCGACCTGGTGTGCCGCTACGGCGGCGAAGAGTTCTGCGTGCTGATGTCGCGGGCCAGCGCAGCCGATGCGCTGCGCTTCGACGAGCGCCTGCGCGCTTGGCTCGTCAGGTTCGCCACCGAGAGCGGCGCCGAACTCATCGACTACAGCGCCGGCATCGCCGTGCGCCAGCCCGACGACCACACGATGGACGCCCTGCTGCTGCGCGCCGACACCGCGCTCTACCAGGCCAAGGCCGCGGGTCGCGGCCGGCTGGCGGGCAGTGCCGACGTCGAGCAGAAAGAGCTGAGCTTCGACCTCGCCATGTGA
- a CDS encoding hemin receptor, giving the protein MTPAQIGHIRRSFSLVEPIAQQAAALFYDNLFTADPNLRRLFQGNMAQQGARLMNMIATAVDLLEEPDALLPALRKLGSRHVNYGVRDEHYATVGAALLKTLKQGLGEAYTDEVHTSWVALYGVVSSTMIEAARNAPAAQAA; this is encoded by the coding sequence ATGACCCCCGCCCAGATCGGCCACATCCGCCGCAGCTTCTCCCTCGTCGAACCCATCGCCCAACAAGCCGCCGCGCTCTTCTACGACAACCTCTTCACCGCCGACCCGAACTTGCGTCGTCTGTTCCAAGGCAACATGGCCCAGCAGGGCGCACGGCTGATGAACATGATCGCAACCGCGGTCGATTTGCTGGAAGAACCCGACGCGCTCTTGCCTGCGTTGCGCAAGCTGGGGTCGCGCCATGTGAACTACGGTGTGCGCGACGAGCACTACGCAACCGTCGGGGCAGCACTGCTGAAGACGCTGAAACAGGGCCTTGGCGAGGCCTACACCGATGAAGTGCACACATCGTGGGTGGCGCTGTATGGCGTGGTGAGCAGCACCATGATCGAAGCGGCTCGCAATGCGCCTGCTGCTCAGGCGGCCTGA
- a CDS encoding lipid A deacylase LpxR family protein, with amino-acid sequence MRALWSSAVMLGAMAASAPAALAQAPGQEHEGRLQGWAFALENDFFGRATISTDRWYTNGFHYAHSYRQGRPVHRPLQLVRELGRDWFGVAGDDGQSATAGEFLGHNIYTPNDVDPSTPQIHDRPYAALLSYGLGSFAYRGRHHRALDIRIGVVGPAAGGDEVQSGFHRLIDDGLPNGWAYQVRPRLALQGTFTHTHRFFDQSPLPHWGAVHLHGRATVGTIKNLVATGITFVAGEKTRVFGAPDEGDFFTVDFNNRQNHFAAGELRRSTFFAQFQVAAVASNYLIEGRTYGPRPEIELKRGVWMSTFGISQRLSREWRLEYRIKRRSAEFTANTPYGRNGQIQSYGEVRLVRDYDAGPDDIESFRR; translated from the coding sequence ATGCGAGCGTTGTGGAGCAGTGCGGTGATGCTGGGTGCAATGGCCGCGAGTGCCCCCGCGGCGCTGGCCCAGGCCCCCGGGCAGGAACACGAAGGCCGCCTGCAAGGCTGGGCCTTCGCGCTGGAGAACGACTTCTTCGGCCGCGCCACCATCAGCACCGACCGCTGGTACACCAACGGCTTCCACTACGCCCACAGCTACCGCCAGGGCCGTCCGGTGCACCGCCCGCTGCAGCTCGTGCGCGAGCTCGGGCGCGACTGGTTCGGCGTGGCCGGAGACGACGGCCAGTCGGCGACGGCCGGCGAATTCCTCGGCCACAACATCTACACGCCCAACGACGTCGACCCGAGCACGCCGCAGATCCACGACCGGCCCTACGCGGCGCTGCTGTCCTACGGACTGGGCAGCTTCGCCTACCGCGGCCGGCACCACCGCGCGCTCGACATCCGCATCGGCGTGGTCGGCCCGGCCGCGGGGGGCGACGAGGTGCAATCGGGCTTCCACCGGCTGATTGACGACGGCCTGCCCAACGGCTGGGCCTACCAGGTGCGGCCACGCCTCGCGCTGCAGGGCACCTTCACCCACACGCATCGCTTCTTCGACCAGTCGCCCCTGCCGCACTGGGGCGCGGTGCACCTGCACGGCCGCGCCACCGTGGGCACGATCAAGAACCTGGTGGCCACCGGCATCACCTTCGTGGCCGGCGAGAAGACGCGGGTCTTCGGTGCGCCCGACGAAGGCGACTTCTTCACCGTCGACTTCAACAACCGGCAGAACCACTTCGCGGCCGGCGAGCTGCGGCGCAGCACCTTCTTCGCGCAGTTCCAGGTGGCGGCGGTCGCGTCGAACTACCTGATCGAGGGCCGCACCTACGGCCCGCGCCCCGAGATCGAACTCAAGCGCGGCGTGTGGATGTCGACCTTCGGCATCTCGCAGCGCCTGTCGCGCGAGTGGCGGCTCGAATACCGCATCAAGCGCCGCTCGGCCGAGTTCACCGCCAACACGCCCTACGGCCGCAACGGGCAGATCCAGAGCTACGGCGAAGTGCGCCTGGTGCGCGACTACGACGCCGGCCCCGACGACATCGAGAGCTTCCGGCGCTAA
- a CDS encoding 5'-nucleotidase — protein MPVTLAGQLVVAISSRALFDFEEENRLFEAQDDRAYMQLQLERVGVPAKPGVAFSLVHKLLAFNAKSPAVEVVILSRNDPVSGMRVFRSAKHYGLPIQRGVFTRGESPWRYLKPLNAHLFLSTNEADVRSALGAGVPAARVYPHSARASDAHPNEVRIAFDGDAVLFSDESERVFQQAGLDAFQAHERDRANTPLAAGPFKPLLEALKTLQNQESAAMRLRTALVTARSAPAHERAIRTLMEWDIDIDEAMFLGGLPKGAFLREFEPDFFFDDQTGHIENALPHVPSGHVAAGVTNG, from the coding sequence ATGCCCGTCACCCTCGCCGGCCAGCTGGTCGTGGCCATTTCCTCGCGTGCCTTGTTCGACTTCGAGGAAGAGAACCGCCTCTTCGAAGCGCAGGACGACCGCGCCTACATGCAGCTCCAGCTCGAGCGGGTGGGCGTGCCGGCCAAGCCGGGCGTCGCGTTCTCGCTGGTGCACAAGCTGCTGGCGTTCAACGCCAAGTCGCCGGCGGTCGAGGTGGTGATCCTCTCGCGCAACGACCCGGTCTCGGGCATGCGCGTGTTCCGCTCGGCCAAGCACTACGGCCTGCCGATCCAGCGCGGGGTGTTCACCCGCGGCGAATCGCCCTGGCGCTACCTGAAGCCGCTCAACGCGCACCTCTTCCTCTCGACCAACGAGGCCGACGTGCGCTCGGCGCTCGGCGCCGGCGTGCCGGCCGCCCGGGTGTACCCGCACTCGGCGCGTGCGTCGGACGCGCACCCGAACGAAGTGCGCATCGCCTTCGACGGCGACGCCGTGCTCTTCTCCGACGAGTCGGAGCGAGTCTTCCAGCAGGCCGGGCTCGACGCCTTCCAGGCCCACGAGCGCGACCGCGCCAACACCCCGCTCGCCGCCGGCCCCTTCAAGCCGCTGCTCGAAGCGCTGAAGACCTTGCAGAACCAGGAATCGGCCGCGATGCGCCTGCGCACCGCGCTCGTCACCGCACGCAGCGCCCCGGCGCACGAGCGCGCGATCCGCACGCTGATGGAGTGGGATATCGACATCGACGAGGCCATGTTCCTCGGCGGCCTGCCGAAGGGCGCCTTCCTGCGCGAGTTCGAGCCCGATTTCTTTTTCGACGACCAGACCGGCCACATCGAGAACGCCCTGCCCCACGTGCCCTCGGGCCACGTGGCGGCGGGTGTCACGAACGGCTGA
- a CDS encoding SDR family oxidoreductase has product MGSRLQGKVAVITGATSGIGEATARKFAAEGASVVIAGRSVERGEALAKELGERVLFQAADVMREADIAALVDTAVQRFGRLDCMFNNAGGNTPGTLADVTEEQVDYAMKLLFGSALFGIKHAARVMKGTGGGSIINNSSIAAHRLAQGAMLYSSAKAAVSHLTRLMGVQLGPDNIRVNSISPGAIATPIFWGGASTATDEVNAKRLAKLQQNLAHATPTPRAGLADDIANAALFLASDEGSFVNCHDLVVDGGRIWQFNERPREATAS; this is encoded by the coding sequence ATGGGCAGCAGACTGCAGGGCAAGGTGGCGGTGATCACGGGCGCGACCAGCGGCATCGGCGAGGCGACGGCGCGCAAGTTCGCGGCCGAAGGCGCTTCGGTGGTGATCGCCGGGCGCAGCGTGGAGCGCGGCGAGGCGCTCGCCAAGGAGCTGGGCGAGCGGGTGCTCTTCCAGGCGGCCGACGTGATGCGCGAGGCCGACATCGCCGCCCTCGTCGACACCGCCGTGCAGCGCTTCGGCCGGCTCGACTGCATGTTCAACAACGCGGGCGGCAACACGCCGGGCACGCTTGCCGACGTGACCGAAGAGCAGGTCGACTACGCGATGAAGCTGCTCTTCGGCAGTGCGCTCTTCGGCATCAAGCACGCGGCGCGGGTGATGAAGGGCACGGGCGGCGGCAGCATCATCAACAACTCCAGCATCGCGGCGCACCGCCTCGCGCAGGGCGCGATGCTCTACTCCAGCGCCAAGGCGGCGGTGAGCCACCTCACGCGCCTGATGGGCGTGCAGCTCGGGCCCGACAACATCCGCGTCAACTCGATCTCGCCCGGGGCGATTGCCACGCCCATCTTCTGGGGCGGCGCCTCCACGGCCACCGACGAGGTGAACGCCAAGCGCCTGGCCAAGCTGCAGCAGAACCTGGCGCACGCCACGCCCACGCCGCGTGCCGGCCTGGCCGACGACATCGCCAACGCGGCACTCTTCCTCGCCAGCGACGAAGGCAGCTTCGTCAACTGCCACGACTTGGTGGTCGACGGCGGGCGCATCTGGCAGTTCAACGAACGGCCGCGCGAGGCCACCGCCAGCTGA
- a CDS encoding PAS domain S-box protein has protein sequence MKKLEREFAWTGQSHWGLRRNTLPTLAPELMGALLDNITARVAVVGRDHRFIYANREAVAFYGRSQEEVIGQHLSAILGETAYSGYLPWAERLFSGESLRWQGWVEYPTHGRRFLQETMVPFAFDGKDVQAIIVFGRDHTELKLREEELAEQIGQLQASEALKAAIVDHALAALISTDGNGNIVEFNPAAEAMFGRQRADVMGRSVSDVIMPERYRAAHEAGIRRMESGGAPRVLGKRMEMHALRADGSEFPIEMVLWRTNVGGTGYYTASLVDVTERHSAAQQIERQRDALRQSEKLSAMGSLLAGVAHELNNPLAIVMGRASLLEEKCDDPVLLVDVQRIREAAERCGRIVRTFLNMARSKPATRENVSLNDLTRAAAEMLNYSYRSHGVEMRLQLADELPSVKADGDQVGQIVLNLLVNAQQALAACEGERRVLVETGVEARRENREPRVWLRVSDNGPGVPAELRGKLFEPFFTTKPEGIGTGLGLAMSRSLARDHGGDLTLEPTSHHGGASFRLNLPISGEPVQESAPVPLQATDAALQTRVLVVDDESEITELMRDILEAAGYEVATAESGAVALALLETARFDAIVSDLRMPDMDGATLWREIDQHHPKLSRRMLFVTGDTLSPGAREFLRNARCAGLDKPFSKGDLLAAVARLVE, from the coding sequence ATGAAAAAGCTGGAGCGGGAGTTCGCCTGGACGGGCCAGTCTCATTGGGGCCTGCGGCGCAACACGCTCCCGACTCTGGCGCCCGAACTGATGGGCGCCCTGCTCGACAACATCACCGCCCGCGTGGCGGTGGTGGGGCGTGACCACCGTTTCATCTATGCCAACCGCGAAGCCGTGGCGTTCTACGGTCGCTCGCAGGAAGAGGTGATCGGGCAGCACCTCTCGGCGATCCTCGGCGAAACGGCGTACTCGGGCTACCTGCCGTGGGCCGAGCGGCTTTTCAGCGGCGAATCTCTGCGCTGGCAGGGCTGGGTGGAGTACCCCACGCATGGCCGGCGTTTCTTGCAAGAGACGATGGTGCCGTTTGCCTTCGACGGCAAAGACGTGCAGGCCATCATCGTCTTCGGCCGCGACCATACCGAGCTCAAGCTGCGCGAGGAAGAGCTCGCCGAACAGATCGGCCAGCTGCAGGCGAGCGAAGCGCTCAAGGCCGCCATCGTCGACCATGCGCTCGCGGCGCTGATCTCCACCGACGGCAACGGCAACATCGTCGAATTCAACCCCGCGGCCGAGGCCATGTTCGGACGGCAACGTGCCGACGTGATGGGGCGCTCGGTGAGTGACGTGATCATGCCGGAGCGCTACCGTGCCGCGCACGAGGCCGGCATCCGCCGCATGGAGTCAGGCGGCGCGCCGCGTGTGCTGGGCAAGCGCATGGAGATGCATGCGCTGCGCGCCGACGGCAGCGAGTTCCCCATCGAGATGGTGCTGTGGCGCACGAACGTGGGCGGTACCGGCTACTACACCGCCTCGCTCGTCGACGTGACCGAGCGGCATAGCGCCGCGCAGCAGATCGAGCGACAACGCGACGCGCTGCGCCAGAGCGAGAAGCTGAGCGCGATGGGCAGCCTGCTCGCCGGCGTGGCCCACGAGCTGAACAACCCGCTCGCCATCGTGATGGGCCGCGCGAGCCTGCTCGAAGAGAAGTGCGACGACCCGGTGCTGCTGGTCGACGTGCAGCGCATCCGCGAAGCCGCCGAGCGCTGCGGCCGCATCGTGCGCACCTTCCTCAACATGGCGCGCAGCAAGCCGGCCACGCGCGAGAACGTGTCGCTCAACGACCTCACGCGCGCGGCGGCCGAGATGCTGAACTACAGCTACCGCAGCCACGGCGTGGAGATGCGGCTGCAACTGGCCGACGAGTTGCCGAGCGTGAAGGCCGACGGCGACCAGGTCGGCCAGATCGTGTTGAACCTGCTCGTGAATGCCCAGCAGGCCCTCGCGGCATGCGAGGGCGAGCGGCGCGTGCTGGTGGAAACGGGTGTCGAAGCGCGGCGCGAGAACCGCGAGCCACGCGTGTGGCTGCGCGTGTCCGACAACGGGCCCGGCGTGCCGGCCGAGTTGCGCGGCAAGTTGTTCGAGCCGTTCTTCACCACCAAGCCCGAAGGCATCGGCACCGGGCTGGGCCTCGCGATGTCACGCTCGCTCGCGCGCGACCACGGCGGTGACCTTACGCTCGAACCTACGTCGCATCACGGAGGCGCGAGCTTCCGTTTGAACCTGCCCATCAGCGGCGAGCCGGTGCAGGAGTCGGCGCCCGTGCCGCTACAGGCGACGGACGCGGCACTGCAGACACGGGTGCTGGTGGTCGACGACGAATCGGAGATCACCGAGTTAATGCGCGACATCCTCGAAGCAGCGGGTTACGAGGTGGCCACCGCCGAGTCCGGCGCGGTCGCATTGGCGCTGCTCGAAACCGCGCGCTTCGATGCCATCGTCTCCGACCTGCGCATGCCCGACATGGATGGCGCCACCTTGTGGCGCGAGATCGACCAGCATCACCCGAAGTTGTCACGCCGCATGCTGTTCGTGACGGGCGACACCTTGTCGCCCGGTGCGCGGGAGTTCTTGCGCAATGCCCGTTGTGCGGGCCTGGACAAGCCTTTCTCCAAGGGTGATTTGCTGGCCGCTGTGGCCAGGCTGGTGGAGTAG
- a CDS encoding aldo/keto reductase — translation MNYRRLGRSGLQLSELSLGSWVTYANQVDIDAAKEMMAAAYDAGVNFFDNAEAYALGQSEVVMGEALKALKWPRLNYVVSTKFYLGLSSPKDRMALNGRATLNRKYLMQAIDGSLKRLQLDFVDLVFCHRPDPGTPIEETVWAMHDMISQGKALYWGTSEWSAGDIRAAYEIAERHHLHKPVMEQPQYHLFHRKRVEKQYLRLYDDMGLGLTTWSPLASGLLTGKYKAGVPDDSRGARRDMAFLVEGLTHEAKNAAVAKLEPVAADLGCSLAQLAIAWAAKNPRVSTVITGASKLSQLQSNLAAAEIIPKLTPEVLQRIDEITLPLAD, via the coding sequence ATGAACTACCGACGTCTGGGCCGCAGCGGCCTGCAGCTGAGCGAGTTGTCGCTGGGCTCCTGGGTCACCTACGCCAACCAGGTCGACATCGACGCCGCCAAGGAGATGATGGCCGCCGCGTATGACGCCGGCGTCAACTTCTTCGACAACGCCGAGGCCTATGCGCTCGGCCAGAGCGAGGTGGTGATGGGCGAAGCGCTCAAGGCGCTGAAGTGGCCGCGCCTCAACTACGTGGTGTCGACCAAGTTCTACCTCGGCCTCTCGTCGCCGAAAGACCGCATGGCCTTGAACGGCCGCGCCACGCTCAACCGCAAGTACCTCATGCAGGCGATCGACGGCTCGCTCAAGCGCTTGCAGCTCGATTTCGTCGACCTCGTCTTCTGCCATCGCCCCGACCCCGGCACGCCCATCGAAGAGACCGTGTGGGCCATGCACGACATGATCAGCCAAGGCAAGGCGCTCTACTGGGGCACGAGCGAGTGGAGCGCGGGCGACATCCGCGCCGCCTACGAGATCGCCGAGCGCCACCACCTGCACAAGCCGGTGATGGAGCAGCCGCAGTACCACCTCTTCCACCGCAAGCGCGTCGAGAAGCAGTACCTGCGCCTCTATGACGACATGGGCCTGGGCCTCACCACCTGGAGCCCGCTCGCGAGCGGCCTGCTCACCGGCAAATACAAGGCCGGCGTGCCCGACGACAGCCGCGGCGCACGGCGCGACATGGCCTTCCTCGTCGAGGGCCTCACGCACGAGGCGAAGAACGCCGCAGTGGCGAAGCTCGAGCCGGTGGCGGCCGACCTGGGCTGCAGCCTGGCGCAACTCGCCATCGCCTGGGCCGCGAAGAACCCGCGCGTGAGCACCGTCATCACCGGCGCCTCGAAGCTGAGCCAGCTGCAAAGCAACCTGGCCGCGGCCGAGATCATCCCCAAGCTCACGCCCGAGGTGCTGCAGCGCATCGACGAGATCACCCTCCCGCTCGCCGACTGA
- a CDS encoding hydroxypyruvate isomerase family protein has translation MPRFAANLSFLYGEHAFLDRFAAAREDGFEAVEYLFPYEHAPALLASRLREQGLQQALFNAPPGDWAAGDRGISCVPGREAEFKRAIEQALEYAAALQCPRVHVLAGLVPNGADRAPLQTLYVRNLAWAAQRAADAGVNLLIEPINRRDMPGYFLNRQDHAHAIVDEVGAPNLQVQMDLYHCQIVEGDLAAKLRQYLPTGRVGHLQIAGVPDRGEPDVGEVNYAYLFELIDALGYAGHVGCEYRPRAGTREGLGWLRRLSRS, from the coding sequence ATGCCCCGCTTTGCCGCCAACCTGAGCTTCCTGTATGGGGAGCACGCCTTCCTCGACCGCTTTGCCGCTGCGCGTGAAGACGGCTTCGAGGCGGTGGAATACCTGTTCCCCTATGAGCACGCGCCGGCGCTGCTGGCGTCTCGCCTGCGTGAGCAGGGGCTGCAGCAGGCACTCTTCAATGCGCCGCCCGGCGACTGGGCGGCGGGCGACCGTGGCATCTCGTGCGTGCCCGGGCGCGAGGCCGAGTTCAAGCGTGCGATCGAGCAGGCGCTGGAATACGCCGCGGCGCTGCAGTGCCCGCGCGTTCACGTGCTGGCCGGCCTAGTGCCAAACGGTGCAGACCGTGCGCCGCTGCAGACGCTCTATGTCCGCAACCTCGCCTGGGCCGCACAGCGCGCGGCCGATGCGGGCGTCAACCTCCTCATCGAGCCGATCAACCGGCGCGACATGCCGGGCTACTTCCTCAACCGGCAGGACCACGCGCACGCGATCGTCGACGAAGTGGGCGCGCCCAACCTGCAGGTGCAGATGGACCTGTACCACTGCCAGATCGTCGAGGGCGACCTGGCCGCGAAGCTTCGCCAGTACCTGCCCACCGGGCGGGTGGGCCACCTGCAGATCGCCGGGGTGCCCGACCGGGGCGAGCCCGACGTGGGCGAGGTGAACTACGCCTACCTCTTCGAGCTGATCGATGCGCTCGGCTACGCGGGCCACGTGGGCTGCGAGTACCGCCCGCGTGCCGGCACGCGCGAGGGCCTGGGCTGGCTGCGCCGCCTCAGCCGTTCGTGA
- a CDS encoding response regulator, which produces MTEGDASVATSVLVVDDEPELRSLLGEYFGRHGFTVRAAADALAARAAIAEAAPDLAILDVNMPGENGLSLARWLRDAHPSVGLVMLTTAGESVDRVVGLELGADDYMPKPFEMRELLARCRAVLRRLKLSQGVLAAAAAASADAQASRRVRFGVCQLDLDERRLFGADGQEIDISAAEFDLLALFARNPNRPLNRDQIMEQAHNRGWDVFDRSIDLRVMRLRRKIETNPDKPEVLKTVRNVGYVFVPAGG; this is translated from the coding sequence ATGACCGAGGGCGATGCGAGCGTGGCCACCAGCGTGCTGGTGGTCGACGATGAGCCCGAGTTGCGCTCGCTGCTCGGGGAATACTTTGGCCGGCACGGCTTCACCGTGCGCGCCGCCGCCGATGCACTGGCGGCCCGCGCGGCCATCGCCGAAGCCGCGCCCGACCTAGCGATCCTCGACGTCAACATGCCCGGCGAAAACGGCCTCTCGCTCGCGCGCTGGCTGCGCGATGCGCACCCGAGCGTCGGCCTGGTGATGCTCACGACCGCCGGCGAGTCGGTCGACCGCGTGGTCGGCCTGGAGCTGGGGGCCGACGACTACATGCCCAAGCCTTTCGAGATGCGCGAGCTGCTGGCACGCTGCCGTGCGGTGCTGCGGCGGCTGAAGCTCTCGCAAGGCGTGCTGGCGGCGGCCGCCGCAGCATCCGCCGACGCGCAGGCGTCTCGCCGCGTGCGCTTCGGCGTCTGCCAACTCGACCTCGACGAGCGCCGCCTCTTCGGCGCCGACGGCCAGGAGATCGACATCAGCGCGGCCGAGTTCGACCTGCTCGCGCTCTTCGCCCGCAACCCCAACCGCCCGCTCAACCGCGACCAGATCATGGAGCAGGCCCACAACCGCGGCTGGGACGTGTTCGACCGCTCCATCGACCTGCGCGTGATGCGCCTGCGGCGCAAGATCGAAACCAACCCCGACAAGCCGGAGGTGCTGAAGACCGTGCGCAACGTGGGCTACGTGTTCGTGCCGGCTGGCGGATGA
- a CDS encoding amidohydrolase family protein, with translation MTTLPLLIRRGVAAVLLMPALASAAPPYAGPLFDAHLHYNVEAVDPHPIDDVLGRMQRSGVRAIIANSRPNDGTKALAAAREATKKAGVTVVPFVRLYRNRADYTGWPTDPTIVDMVLRELAAGTEAGPYRGLGEFHLYDSRNADGPTAKRLMQLAQERNLVVLAHVDDVAVEKLFAHAPKARMIWAHTGIGGVPVERVRALLDKHPTLYGELSYRPGLTVDDGKLSAAWKALLTEKPERFFVGSDTWTNGRWPEYENLMREARAWLGDLPPAAARRIAWENGAAMFGLQAP, from the coding sequence ATGACCACGCTCCCCCTGCTCATCCGCCGCGGCGTGGCTGCCGTGCTGCTCATGCCGGCGCTGGCCTCGGCCGCGCCGCCTTACGCCGGGCCGCTCTTCGATGCGCACCTGCACTACAACGTGGAGGCGGTCGACCCGCACCCGATCGACGACGTGCTCGGCCGCATGCAGCGCAGCGGCGTGCGCGCCATCATCGCCAACAGCCGCCCCAACGACGGCACCAAGGCCCTCGCCGCCGCGCGCGAGGCCACGAAGAAGGCCGGCGTCACCGTCGTGCCCTTCGTGCGGCTCTATCGCAACCGCGCCGACTACACCGGCTGGCCCACCGACCCGACGATCGTCGACATGGTGCTGCGCGAGCTGGCCGCCGGCACCGAGGCCGGGCCTTACCGCGGGCTCGGCGAGTTCCACCTCTACGACAGCCGCAACGCCGACGGCCCGACCGCGAAGCGCCTGATGCAGCTCGCGCAGGAGCGCAACCTGGTGGTGCTCGCGCACGTGGACGACGTGGCGGTGGAGAAGCTCTTCGCCCACGCCCCCAAGGCCCGCATGATCTGGGCCCACACCGGCATCGGCGGCGTGCCCGTGGAGCGAGTGCGCGCGCTGCTCGACAAGCATCCCACGCTGTATGGCGAGCTGTCGTACCGGCCGGGCCTGACGGTCGACGATGGGAAGCTCAGCGCCGCGTGGAAGGCGCTGCTCACCGAGAAGCCCGAGCGCTTCTTCGTGGGCTCCGACACCTGGACCAACGGCCGCTGGCCCGAGTATGAAAACCTGATGCGCGAAGCGCGGGCCTGGCTGGGCGACCTGCCACCCGCCGCGGCGCGGCGCATCGCCTGGGAGAACGGCGCGGCGATGTTCGGGTTGCAAGCGCCTTGA
- a CDS encoding ATPase with chaperone activity: protein MSDDEYQIEIPPSFIALFVPEGRIKPTASFREIRERYEYCEDLANMLTETASTQLWQLGVAESDVLERIGQGLQGGQAGVDEAEAQWVLRRLAELLGWSVP, encoded by the coding sequence ATGTCCGACGACGAGTACCAGATCGAGATCCCGCCGTCGTTCATCGCGCTTTTCGTGCCCGAAGGGCGCATCAAGCCGACGGCCTCGTTCCGCGAAATCCGCGAGCGCTACGAGTACTGCGAGGATCTCGCCAACATGCTCACCGAGACGGCGAGCACCCAGCTCTGGCAGCTGGGCGTGGCCGAGTCGGACGTGCTCGAGCGCATCGGCCAGGGGCTGCAGGGTGGGCAGGCCGGTGTCGACGAGGCCGAAGCGCAATGGGTGCTGCGGCGCCTGGCCGAGCTGCTGGGGTGGAGCGTGCCCTGA